A single genomic interval of bacterium harbors:
- the dacB gene encoding D-alanyl-D-alanine carboxypeptidase/D-alanyl-D-alanine-endopeptidase: MRKLVLFLSFFLLAAGILEAGPLESRLQKIMNRPEFRHATFGIHFLSLEKKQTLYALNANKFFIPASTTKLITAGSALEILGPDYRFPTRIYRTGEVINETLQGDLVLVASGDPNLSSRVTEGEALLFENEDHSYGGEHSRGVGEDPLRVIRKLAKQVAGHKIKRISGRVLVDATLFKQGDRELGTGVVISPIVVNDNVMDVLVKPGDSENAAVAMKVAPLTSYVRIVNRAITGKSDSDPDLRWDSDIENSDGSRTVTLAGSLPANGPETMFSYAVPDPARYGEMLLTEALREEGIVANARLKEDQPDFKSLATFYKSENQVAEHISPPMKEEIKIILKVSQNLHASMMPYVLASVVAKKEAPQSGFDLMREFLAKAGLNDDAASQEDGAGGSANFTPEFMTSYLAYWARHKEAKTFHDALPILGKDGTLFQIQVYSAAAGHVFAKTGTYGRSDLLHKRVMVDSKALAGYVTTKKGHSLAFAIFVNHVPVSSKPHAIREITGQAMGEIAAAAYELL, encoded by the coding sequence TGGAATCCATTTTCTATCGCTCGAAAAGAAACAAACGCTTTATGCGCTGAATGCAAACAAGTTCTTTATTCCCGCGTCCACCACAAAATTGATAACAGCGGGAAGCGCGCTGGAAATCCTTGGACCCGATTATCGTTTTCCTACACGCATCTATCGAACCGGTGAAGTGATAAACGAAACTTTGCAAGGAGATCTTGTTCTGGTCGCAAGCGGCGATCCTAACCTGTCCTCAAGAGTCACAGAGGGCGAGGCTCTGTTGTTTGAAAATGAAGATCATTCTTACGGAGGAGAGCACAGCCGTGGTGTCGGAGAGGACCCGCTGCGAGTAATTCGCAAATTGGCAAAACAGGTTGCTGGTCACAAAATCAAAAGAATCAGCGGGCGAGTCCTGGTGGACGCGACTCTGTTCAAGCAAGGAGACCGCGAGCTCGGCACCGGCGTGGTTATTTCACCAATCGTAGTGAACGATAACGTTATGGATGTGCTTGTAAAACCTGGCGATTCAGAAAACGCTGCCGTAGCGATGAAAGTTGCTCCGTTAACGTCTTACGTGAGAATCGTGAATCGCGCAATCACAGGGAAAAGCGATTCCGATCCCGACCTGCGATGGGATTCCGATATTGAGAACAGTGACGGTTCTCGAACTGTCACGCTTGCTGGTTCCCTTCCGGCAAACGGGCCGGAGACAATGTTCAGTTATGCAGTTCCAGATCCTGCGCGATACGGCGAGATGTTGCTTACAGAAGCATTGCGCGAAGAGGGCATTGTCGCCAACGCAAGATTAAAAGAGGATCAGCCGGATTTCAAATCGCTTGCAACTTTTTACAAATCGGAAAATCAAGTTGCTGAACACATCTCGCCACCCATGAAAGAAGAGATCAAAATCATTCTCAAAGTGAGTCAGAATCTGCATGCCAGCATGATGCCGTATGTTCTTGCTTCGGTGGTTGCAAAAAAAGAAGCGCCACAATCAGGGTTCGATTTAATGCGGGAGTTTCTAGCGAAAGCCGGATTGAACGATGATGCTGCGTCGCAGGAAGATGGCGCCGGCGGTTCGGCGAACTTCACTCCGGAATTCATGACCAGCTATCTTGCTTACTGGGCAAGGCATAAGGAGGCAAAGACATTTCATGATGCTTTGCCGATCCTTGGAAAAGATGGCACGTTGTTTCAGATCCAGGTATATTCAGCAGCGGCCGGTCACGTCTTTGCAAAAACTGGGACTTATGGCAGGTCCGATCTTCTGCACAAGCGAGTGATGGTCGACAGCAAAGCCCTGGCAGGTTACGTGACCACTAAAAAGGGGCACAGCCTGGCCTTCGCCATTTTTGTAAATCACGTTCCGGTCAGCTCAAAACCACACGCCATTCGCGAAATAACCGGTCAGGCAATGGGTGAGATCGCTGCTGCTGCGTACGAACTTCTATAA